In a genomic window of Fusarium verticillioides 7600 chromosome 11, whole genome shotgun sequence:
- a CDS encoding cyanamide hydratase — MRVYYWSTVILRQQFPKHADALSPSTLALTCLLHDIGTTDDNMSSTRLSFEFQCGFQALNLLQETGSTKDQAEAVCETIIRHQDLGTEGNITFLGQLIQLATIYDNVGDHPNVKDFGKIIHEKTRAEVNNAFPREGWLGCFAATIRKEESLKPWCHTTHIPQFAEQVEGNQLQKPYE, encoded by the exons ATGAGAGTTTACTACTGGT CTACTGTCATTCTCCGACAGCAGTTCCCAAAGCATGCTGATGctctctctccctcaacCCTGGCACTGACTTGCCTCCTCCATGATATCGGCACCACCGACGACAACATGTCTTCAACCCGCCTCTCTTTCGAGTTTCAATGTGGTTTCCAAgctctcaatctccttcaagaAACCGGCTCTACCAAAGACCAGGCCGAAGCGGTTTGCGAGACTATAATCCGTCATCAGGACCTCGGCACTGAGGGAAATATCACTTTTCTCGGGCAACTCATCCAACTCGCTACGATCTATGATAACGTGGGTGACCATCCAAATGTCAAGGACTTCGGAAAGATAATTCATGAGAAGACGCGCGCGGAAGTCAATAATGCCTTCCCACGTGAGGGATGGCTGGGGTGCTTTGCGGCTACTATTCGAAAGgaggagagcttgaagcctTGGTGCCATACTACTCACATTCCTCAGTTTGCGGAGCAGGTGGAGGGTAATcagctgcagaagccatATGAGTGA
- a CDS encoding hypothetical protein (At least one base has a quality score < 10), translated as MQPDIPYRQTHLQAPDEWKLEQGLEPARLGIRNQSSIQINTEPHRLNPSDHEELKGTDISEDPDLDVQDERPGWKGYVEWEDYPEKKAKAHQRFSRFTFPPPPEFQLEPLPATNPVLEGKRWKLWHKAIGGVLDQVPQISWETVLKEKHPEMLHLLEFPYNGEAPKSLLTKDYIMPNELHFVRNHGGIPDIEASAYDIRLDGLVNDPRHSPSQTYKTNPSFQSSKLVTIQCSGTSSPWKQIGRVSQ; from the exons ATGCAGCCCGATATTCCTTACCGACAAACCCATCTACAGGCTCCAGATGAGTGGAAGCTAGAGCAAGGCCTCGAGCCCGCTCGTCTCGGCATCCGTAACCAGAGCAGTATCCAGATCAACACAGAGCCTCATCGACTCAATCCAAGTGACCACGAAGAACTCAAGGGTACTGATATCTCTGAGGATCCGGATCTCGACGTTCAAGATGAGCGACCTGGTTGGAAGGGTTATGTCGAGTGGGAAGATTACCCtgagaagaaagccaaggctcACCAGCGCTTTTCGCGCTTCACGTTTCCCCCTCCACCTGAGTTCCAGTTGGAGCCTCTTCCGGCAACGAACCCCGTTCTCGAGGGTAAGAGATGGAAGTTGTGGCATAAAGCTATTGGTGGAGTTTTGGATCAGGTGCCGCAGATCAGTTGGGAGACTGTTCTCAAG GAAAAACACCCGGAaatgcttcatctcctcgaatTTCCTTACAACGGAGAAGCGCCCAAAAGCCTTTTGACCAAAGACTACATCATGCCAAACGAACTTCATTTCGTTCGCAATCACGGCGGCATTCCGGACATTGAAGCAAGCGCCTACGACATCCGTCTCGATGGGCTCGTCAACGACCCCAGACACTCACCCTCGCAGACTTACAAAACGAATCCCTCTTTCCAGAGTAGCAAGCTCGTAACCATTCAGTGCAGCGGTACTTCGTCGCCTTGGAAGCAAATCGGTCGAGTATCCCAGTGA
- a CDS encoding sulfite oxidase, with protein sequence MNYVVSVPWSKVKANEVMLAWEMNDKPLPKIHGFPLRAVVLGYIGARSCKWLYRIKAIERPSLAPVQSREYLYFQQQTGKHNQLPTMGIQIQEMPVSSAIMSPWNKEVVVHDGEIEVKGWAYSGGGRWPERVEISSDGGYVWYAVPIENLSPKHKFAWRTFTGKVPCDHEGWTELVVRCWDNSLNTQPMEVRHSWNWSLHVTSSCHRVKIYSVNAKREATRKRLREFDEHGQGFTPITRPTDFVPMSLEEYEKEVANVEPRDVDD encoded by the exons ATGAACTACGTCGTGTCTGTGCCGTGGTCAAAGGTCAAGGCGAACGAGGTCATGTTGGCTTGGGAGATGAATGACAAGCCATTGCCGAAGATTCATGGTTTTCCGTTACgggctgttgttcttgggtATATTGGGGCGAGGAGTTGTAAGTGGCTTTATCGGATCAAGGCAATTGAGAGACCGAGTCTTGCACCGGTACAGAGTAGGGAGTATCTGTACTTTCAGCAACAGACTGGAAAGCATAACCAGCTTCCCACCA TGGGTATTCAGATCCAGGAGATGCCTGTCAGCAGCGCCATCATGTCGCCTTGGAATAAGGAAGTTGTCGTCCACGACGGTGAAATAGAAGTCAAAG GCTGGGCCTACTCAGGCGGAGGCCGCTGGCCCGAACGTGTAGAAATCTCCTCCGACGGCGGCTACGTATGGTACGCCGTACCCATCGAGAACCTCTCCCCAAAGCACAAGTTCGCCTGGCGCACCTTCACCGGCAAAGTCCCCTGCGACCACGAAGGCTGGACCGAACTCGTTGTTCGCTGCTGGGACAACAGTCTGAACACGCAACCAATGGAAGTTCGACATAGCTGGAACTGGAGCTTGCATGTGACGAGTAGTTGTCACAGAGTCAAGATTTACAGTGTCAATGCGAAGAGAGAGGCTacgaggaagagattgagggAGTTTGATGAGCATGGGCAGGGGTTTACGCCTATTACTAGACCGACGGATTTCGTGCCCATGAGTTTGGAGGAGTATGAGAAGGAGGTTGCAAATGTTGAACCgagggatgttgatgattaG
- a CDS encoding catalase, which yields MFWDFHNNNQEGAHCLMQLFGPRDGSFKFVKLHVKPDDGIKNLSQEDAVRLAGEEPDYHVKDVYNSIERGDYPPWTMYLQVMDPKEAETYKWNIFDITKIWPHKDYPLIPVGKLVLNKNPDNHFHDIEQAAFSPSTLIPGIAPAADIMLHARMFLAEPKPTPPTSKMKTESSLVICGRSSRTMGKMKSF from the exons ATGTTTTGGGACTttcacaacaacaaccaagaagGCGCTCACTGTCTGATGCAACTGTTTGGACCTCGCG ATGGATCTTTCAAGTTCGTTAAGCTTCACGTCAAGCCTGACGATGGTATCAAGAATCTTTCACAAGAAGATGCCGTGCGTCTTGCAGGCGAAGAGCCTGATTATCATGTCAAGGATGTTTACAATTCTATTGAGAGAGGTGACTACCCCCCATGGACGATGTATCTCCAGGTCATGGATCCCAAAGAGGCAGAGACTTACAAGTGGAACATCttcgacatcaccaagatctggCCTCACAAGGACTACCCACTTATCCCTGTCGGAAAGCTTGTGTTGAACAAGAACCCAGACAACCACTTCCATGATATCGAACAAGCAGCCTTCTCGCCTTCGACGCTTATTCCGGGTATTGCTCCCGCGGCTGATATCATGCTGCATGCGAGAATGTTTTTGGCAGAGCCCAAGCCTACTCCTCCGAcgtcgaagatgaagactgaGAGCAGCCTCGTAATTTGTggaagatcttcaaggacaatggggaagatgaagtcTTTTTGA
- a CDS encoding shikimate kinase gives MSDLKKPEVKPVPKDHRWILFVSGPTASGKTSVAKFIAEKLNLKFVEGDDFHPRTNIEKMSHGQPLTDQDRYGWLQALHEHATHHPIGPGTEHLVVTCSALKRQYRDMLREGSDKAGDLRVHFLHLDAPEEVLTKRAAERKGHFAGPALVHSQFEVLERPTEDEKDVLIVSVDQSVEDVQREALERVKELLDDDPE, from the exons ATGAGTGATCTAAAGAAACCAGAAGTAAAGCCTGTACCAAAAGACCATCGATGGATCCTCTTCGTCTCAGGCCCGACAGCATCCGGCAAGACATCAGTCGCCAAATTCATAGCAGAGAAGCTCAATCTCAAATTCGTCGAAGGCGATGAT TTCCACCCAAGAACCAACATCGAGAAAATGAGCCACGGCCAACCGCTCACTGACCAAGACCGCTACGGCTGGCTGCAAGCTCTCCACGAACACGCCACGCACCATCCCATTGGTCCAGGAACAGAACACCTCGTCGTTACCTGCTCAGCACTCAAGCGCCAATACCGCGACATGCTACGTGAAGGATCTGACAAGGCCGGTGATCTGCGTGTGCATTTCTTGCATCTTGATGCGCCGGAGGAAGTGCTCACGAAGCGTGCTGCGGAGAGGAAGGGGCATTTTGCGGGACCTGCGCTTGTGCATAGTCAGTTTGAGGTTCTGGAGAGGCCgacggaggatgagaaggatgttTTGATTGTTAGCGTTGATCAGTCGGTTGAGGACGTTCAGAGGGAGGCGTTGGAGAGGGTGAAGGAGCTGTTGGATGATGACCCCGAGTAG